One region of Primulina tabacum isolate GXHZ01 chromosome 1, ASM2559414v2, whole genome shotgun sequence genomic DNA includes:
- the LOC142540493 gene encoding uncharacterized protein LOC142540493 isoform X6, which produces MPSFPLYRSSSPSISPATTSTAAATTTLFIQPHFKQNASQSPPRFFIAAAASGSSGLCSVKPSVVIDSLKVLQWDRLCDCVASFAGTSIGKEATKKQLWNLDRTFEDSMRLLEETNAAVEMHKYGAMIDFTGLDVSSVQAAIRCAHRGSPVSGSEAMALLALLQFAEMLQLNIKAATKEDSAWYGRFLPLSAMIVELVINPSLIKFIEQLIDEDGSVKDSASSDLRHARDRVRVLERKLYQLIESMIRKELKESPTIEASNIDGRWCIKSEADMHPTFEGLLLSSNLGAGNLVEPLAAVPLNDELQQARLSVAKAEDDVLLKITKKMQMDLADIQHLCNCMIQIDLEISRKKRQEGYAKWKETINTNLSSLEMQVSMLKQAPPIPFDIFVEQKNKVLIITGPNTGGKTICLKTVGLAAMMAKSGLYVLASEPARVPWFDFVFADIGDDQSLTQSLSTFSGHLKQISEIKSLSTRLSLVLLDEVWNFNNVGAGTNPLEGASLGMSLLESFTDSGALLTIATTHHGELKTLKYSNDAFENACMEFDEVNLKPTYRILWGVPGRSNAINIAERLGMPAEILDNARELYGAASAEINEVIVDMERFKQEYHEKIHEVQLYLRLSKELHQRLLVTQNRVVEHGLEQRQRMIQEISEAAASARSMIHKKVRQSRSNPTLSPLQREANKDIQTSTVNNHHFTLEENVISAATKTPTEENATSTTTEIPYSKENNRHLVTEKKFKLPKIGDTVNVLSLNKKATVMQLDSSKGEIIVQAGNLKLKLKLSDITN; this is translated from the exons ATGCCTTCCTTCCCTCTGTATCGCAGCTCCTCTCCCTCTATTTCCCCCGCGACAACCTCCACCGCCGCCGCCACTACCACCCTATTCATTCAACCCCACTTCAAACAAAACGCATCACAATCTCCTCCACGATTCTTCATTGCAGCAGCAGCATCTGGGAGCTCTGGCCTATGTAGCGTCAAACCATCGGTAGTTATCGATAGCCTCAAGGTTTTGCAATGGGATCGCCTCTGTGATTGCGTTGCTTCCTTTGCCGGTACTTCCATTGGCAAGGAAGCCACTAAG AAACAATTATGGAATTTGGATCGGACGTTCGAGGATAGCATGAGACTACTCGAGGAGACCAATGCGGCTGTTGAGATGCATAAGTATGGCGCGATGATAGACTTTACTGGCTTGGATGTTTCATCG GTGCAAGCTGCTATACGATGTGCTCACAGGGGTTCTCCTGTGAGTGGGAGTGAAGCAATGGCCCTCTTAGCTCTATTGCAATTTGCAGAAATGCTGCAATTAAATATTAAAGCTGCCACCAAGGAAGATTCAGCTTGGTATGGGAGGTTTTTGCCTCTTTCAGCAATG ATAGTTGAATTAGTGATAAATCCGTCCTTGATTAAGTTTATAGAACAACTTATAGATGAAGATGGCTCGGTAAAAGATTCTGCA AGTTCTGATTTGAGGCATGCTCGTGATCGTGTGCGGGTTCTAGAGAGAAAG TTATACCAGTTGATTGAAAGCATGATAcggaaagaattgaaagaatcaCCCACTATC GAAGCAAGCAATATCGATGGCAGATGGTGTATAAAGTCTGAGGCTGATATGCATCCTACCTTTGAGGGGCTACTGCTGTCGAG TAATTTAGGTGCCGGAAACCTAGTAGAACCTCTCGCTGCTGTTCCATTGAATGATGAGTTGCAGCAAGCAAGACTATCTGTGGCAAAGGCAGAGGATGATGTTCTTTTGAAGATAACAAAGAAG ATGCAAATGGATCTTGCTGACATCCAACATTTATGCAACTGCATGATTCAAATAGATCTG GAAATTAGTAGGAAAAAACGGCAAGAAGGATATGCAAAGTGGAAAGAAACAATCAATACGAATTTATCGTCTCTTGAAATGCAG GTTTCTATGTTAAAACAAGCTCCACCCATCCCCTTCGACATATTTGTAGAACAGAAAAACAAGGTTCTCATTATTACTGGCCCCAATACCGGAGGCAAAACCATTTGTTTGAAGACAGTTGGGTTGGCTGCAATGATGGCAAAATCTG GTCTGTATGTCTTGGCTTCAGAACCAGCGAGGGTTCCCTGGTTTGATTTTGTATTTGCAGACATTGGGGATGATCAGTCCCTAACTCAATCTTTATCTACCTTTTCAGGCCATCTGAAACAAATTAGT GAAATCAAGTCCCTCTCAACACGTCTGTCTTTGGTGCTCTTGGATGAAGTATGGAACTTCAATAAT GTAGGTGCGGGGACTAATCCTCTTGAGGGAGCTTCCTTGGGGATGTCTTTACTGGAATCTTTTACTGATTCTGGTGCCTTGTTGACTATAGCTACTACTCACCATGGAGAACTTAAAACTCTCAAATACAG CAATGATGCCTTTGAAAATGCTTGTATGGAGTTCGATGAAGTGAACCTGAAGCCCACCTACCGGATTCTTTGGGGAGTACCAG GGCGTTCGAATGCAATCAATATTGCGGAGAGGCTTGGGATGCCTGCTGAAATTTTGGACAATGCCCGTGAACTATACGGAGCAGCTAGTGCAGAAATTAATGAG GTGATAGTTGACATGGAGAGATTCAAGCAGGAATATCATGAAAAAATTCACGAAGTGCAGCTCTACTTGCG GCTCTCAAAGGAACTTCATCAACGTCTGTTAGTGACGCAAAACAGGGTCGTGGAACATGGTTTGGAGCAGAGACAAAGGATGATACAAGAAATATCGGAGGCTGCTGCTTCAGCACGTTCGATGATTCACAAGAAAGTTAGGCAATCTCGATCAAATCCGACTCTATCTCCCCTGCAGAGAGAAGCAAACAAGGATATCCAAACTTCTACTGTCAATAATCATCATTTTACCTTGGAAGAAAATGTAATTTCTGCAGCAACAAAGACTCCAACAGAAGAAAACGCTACTTCTACGACAACTGAGATTCCATATTCCAAAGAGAATAACAGGCATTTAGTTACAG AAAAGAAGTTTAAGCTGCCAAAGATTGGCGATACCGTGAATGTTCTGTCTCTCAACAAGAAAGCAACGGTCATGCAATTGGATTCATCTAAAGGAGAAATCATAGTTCAAGCAGGGAATTTgaagttgaagttgaaattaTCTGATATTACGAACTAG
- the LOC142540493 gene encoding uncharacterized protein LOC142540493 isoform X5 produces the protein MPSFPLYRSSSPSISPATTSTAAATTTLFIQPHFKQNASQSPPRFFIAAAASGSSGLCSVKPSVVIDSLKVLQWDRLCDCVASFAGTSIGKEATKKQLWNLDRTFEDSMRLLEETNAAVEMHKYGAMIDFTGLDVSSVQAAIRCAHRGSPVSGSEAMALLALLQFAEMLQLNIKAATKEDSAWYGRFLPLSAMIVELVINPSLIKFIEQLIDEDGSVKDSASSDLRHARDRVRVLERKLYQLIESMIRKELKESPTIEASNIDGRWCIKSEADMHPTFEGLLLSSNLGAGNLVEPLAAVPLNDELQQARLSVAKAEDDVLLKITKKMQMDLADIQHLCNCMIQIDLINARARYSISFDGSFPDLYMPCDENGFIDTETSVEDKISKQSFLTQKKWTLYLPKAYHPLLLLQHRQNMQKALKDLSNAKSEISRKKRQEGYAKWKETINTNLSSLEMQVSMLKQAPPIPFDIFVEQKNKVLIITGPNTGGKTICLKTVGLAAMMAKSGLYVLASEPARVPWFDFVFADIGDDQSLTQSLSTFSGHLKQISEIKSLSTRLSLVLLDEVGAGTNPLEGASLGMSLLESFTDSGALLTIATTHHGELKTLKYSNDAFENACMEFDEVNLKPTYRILWGVPGRSNAINIAERLGMPAEILDNARELYGAASAEINEVIVDMERFKQEYHEKIHEVQLYLRLSKELHQRLLVTQNRVVEHGLEQRQRMIQEISEAAASARSMIHKKVRQSRSNPTLSPLQREANKDIQTSTVNNHHFTLEENVISAATKTPTEENATSTTTEIPYSKENNRHLVTEKKFKLPKIGDTVNVLSLNKKATVMQLDSSKGEIIVQAGNLKLKLKLSDITN, from the exons ATGCCTTCCTTCCCTCTGTATCGCAGCTCCTCTCCCTCTATTTCCCCCGCGACAACCTCCACCGCCGCCGCCACTACCACCCTATTCATTCAACCCCACTTCAAACAAAACGCATCACAATCTCCTCCACGATTCTTCATTGCAGCAGCAGCATCTGGGAGCTCTGGCCTATGTAGCGTCAAACCATCGGTAGTTATCGATAGCCTCAAGGTTTTGCAATGGGATCGCCTCTGTGATTGCGTTGCTTCCTTTGCCGGTACTTCCATTGGCAAGGAAGCCACTAAG AAACAATTATGGAATTTGGATCGGACGTTCGAGGATAGCATGAGACTACTCGAGGAGACCAATGCGGCTGTTGAGATGCATAAGTATGGCGCGATGATAGACTTTACTGGCTTGGATGTTTCATCG GTGCAAGCTGCTATACGATGTGCTCACAGGGGTTCTCCTGTGAGTGGGAGTGAAGCAATGGCCCTCTTAGCTCTATTGCAATTTGCAGAAATGCTGCAATTAAATATTAAAGCTGCCACCAAGGAAGATTCAGCTTGGTATGGGAGGTTTTTGCCTCTTTCAGCAATG ATAGTTGAATTAGTGATAAATCCGTCCTTGATTAAGTTTATAGAACAACTTATAGATGAAGATGGCTCGGTAAAAGATTCTGCA AGTTCTGATTTGAGGCATGCTCGTGATCGTGTGCGGGTTCTAGAGAGAAAG TTATACCAGTTGATTGAAAGCATGATAcggaaagaattgaaagaatcaCCCACTATC GAAGCAAGCAATATCGATGGCAGATGGTGTATAAAGTCTGAGGCTGATATGCATCCTACCTTTGAGGGGCTACTGCTGTCGAG TAATTTAGGTGCCGGAAACCTAGTAGAACCTCTCGCTGCTGTTCCATTGAATGATGAGTTGCAGCAAGCAAGACTATCTGTGGCAAAGGCAGAGGATGATGTTCTTTTGAAGATAACAAAGAAG ATGCAAATGGATCTTGCTGACATCCAACATTTATGCAACTGCATGATTCAAATAGATCTG ATCAATGCCAGAGCACGATATAGCATTTCCTTTGATGGTTCATTTCCTGATTTGTACATGCCATGTGACGAAAATGGCTTTATTGATACAGAAACATCAGTGGAAgacaaaatttcaaaacaatcaTTTCTCACTCAAAAGAAATGGACTTTATATTTGCCAAAAGCTTATCATCCATTGCTGCTTTTACAACATCGGCAGAATATGCAAAAGGCTTTGAAGGATCTTAGTAATGCTAAATCT GAAATTAGTAGGAAAAAACGGCAAGAAGGATATGCAAAGTGGAAAGAAACAATCAATACGAATTTATCGTCTCTTGAAATGCAG GTTTCTATGTTAAAACAAGCTCCACCCATCCCCTTCGACATATTTGTAGAACAGAAAAACAAGGTTCTCATTATTACTGGCCCCAATACCGGAGGCAAAACCATTTGTTTGAAGACAGTTGGGTTGGCTGCAATGATGGCAAAATCTG GTCTGTATGTCTTGGCTTCAGAACCAGCGAGGGTTCCCTGGTTTGATTTTGTATTTGCAGACATTGGGGATGATCAGTCCCTAACTCAATCTTTATCTACCTTTTCAGGCCATCTGAAACAAATTAGT GAAATCAAGTCCCTCTCAACACGTCTGTCTTTGGTGCTCTTGGATGAA GTAGGTGCGGGGACTAATCCTCTTGAGGGAGCTTCCTTGGGGATGTCTTTACTGGAATCTTTTACTGATTCTGGTGCCTTGTTGACTATAGCTACTACTCACCATGGAGAACTTAAAACTCTCAAATACAG CAATGATGCCTTTGAAAATGCTTGTATGGAGTTCGATGAAGTGAACCTGAAGCCCACCTACCGGATTCTTTGGGGAGTACCAG GGCGTTCGAATGCAATCAATATTGCGGAGAGGCTTGGGATGCCTGCTGAAATTTTGGACAATGCCCGTGAACTATACGGAGCAGCTAGTGCAGAAATTAATGAG GTGATAGTTGACATGGAGAGATTCAAGCAGGAATATCATGAAAAAATTCACGAAGTGCAGCTCTACTTGCG GCTCTCAAAGGAACTTCATCAACGTCTGTTAGTGACGCAAAACAGGGTCGTGGAACATGGTTTGGAGCAGAGACAAAGGATGATACAAGAAATATCGGAGGCTGCTGCTTCAGCACGTTCGATGATTCACAAGAAAGTTAGGCAATCTCGATCAAATCCGACTCTATCTCCCCTGCAGAGAGAAGCAAACAAGGATATCCAAACTTCTACTGTCAATAATCATCATTTTACCTTGGAAGAAAATGTAATTTCTGCAGCAACAAAGACTCCAACAGAAGAAAACGCTACTTCTACGACAACTGAGATTCCATATTCCAAAGAGAATAACAGGCATTTAGTTACAG AAAAGAAGTTTAAGCTGCCAAAGATTGGCGATACCGTGAATGTTCTGTCTCTCAACAAGAAAGCAACGGTCATGCAATTGGATTCATCTAAAGGAGAAATCATAGTTCAAGCAGGGAATTTgaagttgaagttgaaattaTCTGATATTACGAACTAG
- the LOC142540493 gene encoding uncharacterized protein LOC142540493 isoform X4, with amino-acid sequence MPSFPLYRSSSPSISPATTSTAAATTTLFIQPHFKQNASQSPPRFFIAAAASGSSGLCSVKPSVVIDSLKVLQWDRLCDCVASFAGTSIGKEATKKQLWNLDRTFEDSMRLLEETNAAVEMHKYGAMIDFTGLDVSSVQAAIRCAHRGSPVSGSEAMALLALLQFAEMLQLNIKAATKEDSAWYGRFLPLSAMIVELVINPSLIKFIEQLIDEDGSVKDSASSDLRHARDRVRVLERKLYQLIESMIRKELKESPTIEASNIDGRWCIKSEADMHPTFEGLLLSSNLGAGNLVEPLAAVPLNDELQQARLSVAKAEDDVLLKITKKMQMDLADIQHLCNCMIQIDLINARARYSISFDGSFPDLYMPCDENGFIDTETSVEDKISKQSFLTQKKWTLYLPKAYHPLLLLQHRQNMQKALKDLSNAKSEISRKKRQEGYAKWKETINTNLSSLEMQVSMLKQAPPIPFDIFVEQKNKVLIITGPNTGGKTICLKTVGLAAMMAKSGLYVLASEPARVPWFDFVFADIGDDQSLTQSLSTFSGHLKQISEIKSLSTRLSLVLLDEVWNFNNVGAGTNPLEGASLGMSLLESFTDSGALLTIATTHHGELKTLKYSNDAFENACMEFDEVNLKPTYRILWGVPGRSNAINIAERLGMPAEILDNARELYGAASAEINEVIVDMERFKQEYHEKIHEVQLYLRLSKELHQRLLVTQNRVVEHGLEQRQRMIQEISEAAASARSMIHKKVRQSRSNPTLSPLQREANKDIQTSTVNNHHFTLEENVISAATKTPTEENATSTTTEIPYSKENNRHLVTEKKFKLPKIGDTVNVLSLNKKATVMQLDSSKGEIIVQAGNLKLKLKLSDITN; translated from the exons ATGCCTTCCTTCCCTCTGTATCGCAGCTCCTCTCCCTCTATTTCCCCCGCGACAACCTCCACCGCCGCCGCCACTACCACCCTATTCATTCAACCCCACTTCAAACAAAACGCATCACAATCTCCTCCACGATTCTTCATTGCAGCAGCAGCATCTGGGAGCTCTGGCCTATGTAGCGTCAAACCATCGGTAGTTATCGATAGCCTCAAGGTTTTGCAATGGGATCGCCTCTGTGATTGCGTTGCTTCCTTTGCCGGTACTTCCATTGGCAAGGAAGCCACTAAG AAACAATTATGGAATTTGGATCGGACGTTCGAGGATAGCATGAGACTACTCGAGGAGACCAATGCGGCTGTTGAGATGCATAAGTATGGCGCGATGATAGACTTTACTGGCTTGGATGTTTCATCG GTGCAAGCTGCTATACGATGTGCTCACAGGGGTTCTCCTGTGAGTGGGAGTGAAGCAATGGCCCTCTTAGCTCTATTGCAATTTGCAGAAATGCTGCAATTAAATATTAAAGCTGCCACCAAGGAAGATTCAGCTTGGTATGGGAGGTTTTTGCCTCTTTCAGCAATG ATAGTTGAATTAGTGATAAATCCGTCCTTGATTAAGTTTATAGAACAACTTATAGATGAAGATGGCTCGGTAAAAGATTCTGCA AGTTCTGATTTGAGGCATGCTCGTGATCGTGTGCGGGTTCTAGAGAGAAAG TTATACCAGTTGATTGAAAGCATGATAcggaaagaattgaaagaatcaCCCACTATC GAAGCAAGCAATATCGATGGCAGATGGTGTATAAAGTCTGAGGCTGATATGCATCCTACCTTTGAGGGGCTACTGCTGTCGAG TAATTTAGGTGCCGGAAACCTAGTAGAACCTCTCGCTGCTGTTCCATTGAATGATGAGTTGCAGCAAGCAAGACTATCTGTGGCAAAGGCAGAGGATGATGTTCTTTTGAAGATAACAAAGAAG ATGCAAATGGATCTTGCTGACATCCAACATTTATGCAACTGCATGATTCAAATAGATCTG ATCAATGCCAGAGCACGATATAGCATTTCCTTTGATGGTTCATTTCCTGATTTGTACATGCCATGTGACGAAAATGGCTTTATTGATACAGAAACATCAGTGGAAgacaaaatttcaaaacaatcaTTTCTCACTCAAAAGAAATGGACTTTATATTTGCCAAAAGCTTATCATCCATTGCTGCTTTTACAACATCGGCAGAATATGCAAAAGGCTTTGAAGGATCTTAGTAATGCTAAATCT GAAATTAGTAGGAAAAAACGGCAAGAAGGATATGCAAAGTGGAAAGAAACAATCAATACGAATTTATCGTCTCTTGAAATGCAG GTTTCTATGTTAAAACAAGCTCCACCCATCCCCTTCGACATATTTGTAGAACAGAAAAACAAGGTTCTCATTATTACTGGCCCCAATACCGGAGGCAAAACCATTTGTTTGAAGACAGTTGGGTTGGCTGCAATGATGGCAAAATCTG GTCTGTATGTCTTGGCTTCAGAACCAGCGAGGGTTCCCTGGTTTGATTTTGTATTTGCAGACATTGGGGATGATCAGTCCCTAACTCAATCTTTATCTACCTTTTCAGGCCATCTGAAACAAATTAGT GAAATCAAGTCCCTCTCAACACGTCTGTCTTTGGTGCTCTTGGATGAAGTATGGAACTTCAATAAT GTAGGTGCGGGGACTAATCCTCTTGAGGGAGCTTCCTTGGGGATGTCTTTACTGGAATCTTTTACTGATTCTGGTGCCTTGTTGACTATAGCTACTACTCACCATGGAGAACTTAAAACTCTCAAATACAG CAATGATGCCTTTGAAAATGCTTGTATGGAGTTCGATGAAGTGAACCTGAAGCCCACCTACCGGATTCTTTGGGGAGTACCAG GGCGTTCGAATGCAATCAATATTGCGGAGAGGCTTGGGATGCCTGCTGAAATTTTGGACAATGCCCGTGAACTATACGGAGCAGCTAGTGCAGAAATTAATGAG GTGATAGTTGACATGGAGAGATTCAAGCAGGAATATCATGAAAAAATTCACGAAGTGCAGCTCTACTTGCG GCTCTCAAAGGAACTTCATCAACGTCTGTTAGTGACGCAAAACAGGGTCGTGGAACATGGTTTGGAGCAGAGACAAAGGATGATACAAGAAATATCGGAGGCTGCTGCTTCAGCACGTTCGATGATTCACAAGAAAGTTAGGCAATCTCGATCAAATCCGACTCTATCTCCCCTGCAGAGAGAAGCAAACAAGGATATCCAAACTTCTACTGTCAATAATCATCATTTTACCTTGGAAGAAAATGTAATTTCTGCAGCAACAAAGACTCCAACAGAAGAAAACGCTACTTCTACGACAACTGAGATTCCATATTCCAAAGAGAATAACAGGCATTTAGTTACAG AAAAGAAGTTTAAGCTGCCAAAGATTGGCGATACCGTGAATGTTCTGTCTCTCAACAAGAAAGCAACGGTCATGCAATTGGATTCATCTAAAGGAGAAATCATAGTTCAAGCAGGGAATTTgaagttgaagttgaaattaTCTGATATTACGAACTAG
- the LOC142540493 gene encoding uncharacterized protein LOC142540493 isoform X3 has product MPSFPLYRSSSPSISPATTSTAAATTTLFIQPHFKQNASQSPPRFFIAAAASGSSGLCSVKPSVVIDSLKVLQWDRLCDCVASFAGTSIGKEATKKQLWNLDRTFEDSMRLLEETNAAVEMHKYGAMIDFTGLDVSSVQAAIRCAHRGSPVSGSEAMALLALLQFAEMLQLNIKAATKEDSAWYGRFLPLSAMIVELVINPSLIKFIEQLIDEDGSVKDSASSDLRHARDRVRVLERKLYQLIESMIRKELKESPTIEASNIDGRWCIKSEADMHPTFEGLLLSSNLGAGNLVEPLAAVPLNDELQQARLSVAKAEDDVLLKITKKMQMDLADIQHLCNCMIQIDLCESCALAKHHSRRKWKIRLRVWYILGKFRQRKERIMSFHKAMNQIQGQIEKRTTGPHLIKINARARYSISFDGSFPDLYMPCDENGFIDTETSVEDKISKQSFLTQKKWTLYLPKAYHPLLLLQHRQNMQKALKDLSNAKSEISRKKRQEGYAKWKETINTNLSSLEMQVSMLKQAPPIPFDIFVEQKNKVLIITGPNTGGKTICLKTVGLAAMMAKSGLYVLASEPARVPWFDFVFADIGDDQSLTQSLSTFSGHLKQISEIKSLSTRLSLVLLDEVGAGTNPLEGASLGMSLLESFTDSGALLTIATTHHGELKTLKYSNDAFENACMEFDEVNLKPTYRILWGVPGRSNAINIAERLGMPAEILDNARELYGAASAEINEVIVDMERFKQEYHEKIHEVQLYLRLSKELHQRLLVTQNRVVEHGLEQRQRMIQEISEAAASARSMIHKKVRQSRSNPTLSPLQREANKDIQTSTVNNHHFTLEENVISAATKTPTEENATSTTTEIPYSKENNRHLVTEKKFKLPKIGDTVNVLSLNKKATVMQLDSSKGEIIVQAGNLKLKLKLSDITN; this is encoded by the exons ATGCCTTCCTTCCCTCTGTATCGCAGCTCCTCTCCCTCTATTTCCCCCGCGACAACCTCCACCGCCGCCGCCACTACCACCCTATTCATTCAACCCCACTTCAAACAAAACGCATCACAATCTCCTCCACGATTCTTCATTGCAGCAGCAGCATCTGGGAGCTCTGGCCTATGTAGCGTCAAACCATCGGTAGTTATCGATAGCCTCAAGGTTTTGCAATGGGATCGCCTCTGTGATTGCGTTGCTTCCTTTGCCGGTACTTCCATTGGCAAGGAAGCCACTAAG AAACAATTATGGAATTTGGATCGGACGTTCGAGGATAGCATGAGACTACTCGAGGAGACCAATGCGGCTGTTGAGATGCATAAGTATGGCGCGATGATAGACTTTACTGGCTTGGATGTTTCATCG GTGCAAGCTGCTATACGATGTGCTCACAGGGGTTCTCCTGTGAGTGGGAGTGAAGCAATGGCCCTCTTAGCTCTATTGCAATTTGCAGAAATGCTGCAATTAAATATTAAAGCTGCCACCAAGGAAGATTCAGCTTGGTATGGGAGGTTTTTGCCTCTTTCAGCAATG ATAGTTGAATTAGTGATAAATCCGTCCTTGATTAAGTTTATAGAACAACTTATAGATGAAGATGGCTCGGTAAAAGATTCTGCA AGTTCTGATTTGAGGCATGCTCGTGATCGTGTGCGGGTTCTAGAGAGAAAG TTATACCAGTTGATTGAAAGCATGATAcggaaagaattgaaagaatcaCCCACTATC GAAGCAAGCAATATCGATGGCAGATGGTGTATAAAGTCTGAGGCTGATATGCATCCTACCTTTGAGGGGCTACTGCTGTCGAG TAATTTAGGTGCCGGAAACCTAGTAGAACCTCTCGCTGCTGTTCCATTGAATGATGAGTTGCAGCAAGCAAGACTATCTGTGGCAAAGGCAGAGGATGATGTTCTTTTGAAGATAACAAAGAAG ATGCAAATGGATCTTGCTGACATCCAACATTTATGCAACTGCATGATTCAAATAGATCTG TGTGAATCTTGTGCATTGGCTAAACATCATAG TAGAAGGAAGTGGAAAATTCGTCTAAGGGTCTGGTATATACTAGGAAAGTTCAGGCAAAGGAAAGAGAGGATAATgtccttccacaaagccatgaacCAGATCCAGGGGCAAATCGAGAAACGCACAACGGGACCTCATCTGATCAAG ATCAATGCCAGAGCACGATATAGCATTTCCTTTGATGGTTCATTTCCTGATTTGTACATGCCATGTGACGAAAATGGCTTTATTGATACAGAAACATCAGTGGAAgacaaaatttcaaaacaatcaTTTCTCACTCAAAAGAAATGGACTTTATATTTGCCAAAAGCTTATCATCCATTGCTGCTTTTACAACATCGGCAGAATATGCAAAAGGCTTTGAAGGATCTTAGTAATGCTAAATCT GAAATTAGTAGGAAAAAACGGCAAGAAGGATATGCAAAGTGGAAAGAAACAATCAATACGAATTTATCGTCTCTTGAAATGCAG GTTTCTATGTTAAAACAAGCTCCACCCATCCCCTTCGACATATTTGTAGAACAGAAAAACAAGGTTCTCATTATTACTGGCCCCAATACCGGAGGCAAAACCATTTGTTTGAAGACAGTTGGGTTGGCTGCAATGATGGCAAAATCTG GTCTGTATGTCTTGGCTTCAGAACCAGCGAGGGTTCCCTGGTTTGATTTTGTATTTGCAGACATTGGGGATGATCAGTCCCTAACTCAATCTTTATCTACCTTTTCAGGCCATCTGAAACAAATTAGT GAAATCAAGTCCCTCTCAACACGTCTGTCTTTGGTGCTCTTGGATGAA GTAGGTGCGGGGACTAATCCTCTTGAGGGAGCTTCCTTGGGGATGTCTTTACTGGAATCTTTTACTGATTCTGGTGCCTTGTTGACTATAGCTACTACTCACCATGGAGAACTTAAAACTCTCAAATACAG CAATGATGCCTTTGAAAATGCTTGTATGGAGTTCGATGAAGTGAACCTGAAGCCCACCTACCGGATTCTTTGGGGAGTACCAG GGCGTTCGAATGCAATCAATATTGCGGAGAGGCTTGGGATGCCTGCTGAAATTTTGGACAATGCCCGTGAACTATACGGAGCAGCTAGTGCAGAAATTAATGAG GTGATAGTTGACATGGAGAGATTCAAGCAGGAATATCATGAAAAAATTCACGAAGTGCAGCTCTACTTGCG GCTCTCAAAGGAACTTCATCAACGTCTGTTAGTGACGCAAAACAGGGTCGTGGAACATGGTTTGGAGCAGAGACAAAGGATGATACAAGAAATATCGGAGGCTGCTGCTTCAGCACGTTCGATGATTCACAAGAAAGTTAGGCAATCTCGATCAAATCCGACTCTATCTCCCCTGCAGAGAGAAGCAAACAAGGATATCCAAACTTCTACTGTCAATAATCATCATTTTACCTTGGAAGAAAATGTAATTTCTGCAGCAACAAAGACTCCAACAGAAGAAAACGCTACTTCTACGACAACTGAGATTCCATATTCCAAAGAGAATAACAGGCATTTAGTTACAG AAAAGAAGTTTAAGCTGCCAAAGATTGGCGATACCGTGAATGTTCTGTCTCTCAACAAGAAAGCAACGGTCATGCAATTGGATTCATCTAAAGGAGAAATCATAGTTCAAGCAGGGAATTTgaagttgaagttgaaattaTCTGATATTACGAACTAG